A region from the Primulina tabacum isolate GXHZ01 unplaced genomic scaffold, ASM2559414v2 Contig486, whole genome shotgun sequence genome encodes:
- the LOC142534387 gene encoding uncharacterized protein At5g64816-like isoform X2, with amino-acid sequence MQELVELEIIRTSLGIKEQRKGRQSLAAMVEVWWSLVGAAVPVLIAGQAFRMKAKYAEEQRIKSARGREKTADDIFVCERVCTSKRILNKVGAFSKDPIPDTCVTVCGVSELDACSDACARTVCINQHQVPNWNDVCLRRCQSECLKISASRSS; translated from the exons ATGCAG GAACTTGTAGAGCTGGAAATAATCCGAACCTCATTGGGAATTAAGGAGCAAAGAAAGGGCCGACAGAGCTTAGCAGCAATGGTTGAGGTATGGTGGTCCCTGGTCGGAGCAGCTGTTCCAGTCTTGATTGCAGGTCAAGCATTTAGAATGAAGGCAAAATATGCTGAGGAGCAAAGAATCAAAAGTGCTCGAGGCAGGGAGAAGACCGCGGATGACATTTTTGTGTGTGAGAGAGTTTGCACTTCAAAGAGAATATTGAATAAAGTTGGAGCATTCTCCAAGGATCCAATCCCCGATACTTGTGTCACGGTATGTGGTGTTTCTGAGCTGGATGCTTGCTCCGATGCTTGTGCTCGAACTGTGTGCATCAACCAACACCAAGTGCCTAATTGGAATGATGTTTGCCTCCGAAGGTGTCAGAGCGAATGTCTCAAAATATCCGCATCTCGGTCCTCTTGA
- the LOC142534387 gene encoding uncharacterized protein At5g64816-like isoform X1, with translation MPFFLPFLIIVKTHLITQKKKKKNHLGQNRRRSNSTINQLVTKATVNRWALELVELEIIRTSLGIKEQRKGRQSLAAMVEVWWSLVGAAVPVLIAGQAFRMKAKYAEEQRIKSARGREKTADDIFVCERVCTSKRILNKVGAFSKDPIPDTCVTVCGVSELDACSDACARTVCINQHQVPNWNDVCLRRCQSECLKISASRSS, from the exons ATGCCATTCTTTCTCCCATTTCTTATAATCGTAAAAACTCATTTGataactcaaaaaaaaaaaaaaaaaaaccatctgGGGCAAAATCGAAGACGATCAAACTCTACCATCAATCAATTAGTTACAAAAGCAACGGTAAATCGGTGGGCTTTG GAACTTGTAGAGCTGGAAATAATCCGAACCTCATTGGGAATTAAGGAGCAAAGAAAGGGCCGACAGAGCTTAGCAGCAATGGTTGAGGTATGGTGGTCCCTGGTCGGAGCAGCTGTTCCAGTCTTGATTGCAGGTCAAGCATTTAGAATGAAGGCAAAATATGCTGAGGAGCAAAGAATCAAAAGTGCTCGAGGCAGGGAGAAGACCGCGGATGACATTTTTGTGTGTGAGAGAGTTTGCACTTCAAAGAGAATATTGAATAAAGTTGGAGCATTCTCCAAGGATCCAATCCCCGATACTTGTGTCACGGTATGTGGTGTTTCTGAGCTGGATGCTTGCTCCGATGCTTGTGCTCGAACTGTGTGCATCAACCAACACCAAGTGCCTAATTGGAATGATGTTTGCCTCCGAAGGTGTCAGAGCGAATGTCTCAAAATATCCGCATCTCGGTCCTCTTGA
- the LOC142534394 gene encoding pentatricopeptide repeat-containing protein At3g23020-like, with product MLAKFQHSDANCLHIFNSIKATTPSVGASVTPPFKKSNDQTNKEQRKQVLKCPSVGKISKNGSAGNPRGRAEKNGGFGASLRTQGDVFNDKNGGLVEAAVSREDLVGNLDGGVKMNGNFRVDLRSGDGVEKVYEDCSLINGGRNGVFVKGKVSKNGGVREFNGKVRGVGGLRGVEDKVRAKCSTKWRRYGGCIPGMLEALEVVEDLDEALKPWAMNLTNKERSILLKEQLQWERAMDIFEWFKGKGCYEVNVIHYNIMLRILGKARQWCEVERLWGEMVERGIQPINSTYGTLIDVYSKGGLREEAIKYLELMKERRMEPDEVTMGTVVQMYKKAGEFETAEEFFKKWSVSERVVDERRSVTSRSKRGANGDSGANACLSVYTYNTLIDTYGKGGKLQEASETFERMLKEEIVPTTVTFNTVIHMYGNNGQLGEVASLIKKMEEVNCSPDTRTFNILISLYAKHDDIDMASIYLKKMKDASLEPDAVTYRTILYAFSIRQMVSEAEDLVSEMDERGLEIDEFTQSSLTRMYIESGMLESSWAWFERFHVAGNMSSECYSANIDAFGERGHVLESEKVFNCCLEKKKSSVLEFNVMIKAYGISKKFEQACCLFDSMDRYGVIPDRCSYNSLVQMLSSADLPQKATFYLTRMQQAGLVLDCVPYCAVISSYSKLGQVDMAVSLYEEMVGYDIKPDAIVFGVLINAFADTGSVKEAKNYVKAMRDLDLPVNDVICKSLIKLYTKVGLLGEAREAYKALQSFEAGVDVYSSNCMIDLFSERSMISEAERIFKNLNQSGNANEFSYAMMLRMYKKNGRFVEAFGIARKMREQGLMTDLLSFNNVLGLYASDGRFKEAAATFDEMLQSDIQPDNSTFKTLKIVLLKCGVPTSAVDNLELIRKKDAQKGLQAWTSTLRSVIG from the coding sequence ATGTTAGCTAAGTTTCAGCATTCAGACGCTAACTGTTTACACATATTTAATTCCATAAAGGCCACAACACCAAGCGTGGGAGCTTCAGTCACTCCACCCTTCAAGAAATCCAATGATCAGACCAATAAGGAGCAGCGCAAACAAGTTTTGAAGTGTCCAAGTGTTGGGAAAATTTCCAAGAATGGTTCTGCGGGAAACCCACGCGGTAGAGCTGAGAAAAATGGTGGCTTTGGGGCTAGTTTACGAACTCAAGGTGATGTCTTTAATGACAAGAATGGAGGGTTAGTTGAAGCGGCGGTGTCGCGGGAAGATTTAGTGGGAAATCTTGATGGTGGGGTTAAGATGAACGGAAATTTTCGGGTGGATTTGAGGTCTGGAGATGGTGTGGAGAAAGTGTATGAAGATTGTTCGTTGATTAATGGTGGGAGAAATGGTGTGTTTGTGAAAGGAAAGGTGAGCAAAAATGGTGGGGTGAGAGAATTTAATGGAAAGGTTAGGGGCGTAGGGGGATTAAGGGGAGTGGAGGACAAAGTGCGTGCCAAATGTTCGACGAAATGGAGGAGATATGGGGGGTGTATTCCTGGGATGTTGGAAGCTCTGGAGGTTGTTGAGGACTTGGACGAGGCATTAAAGCCTTGGGCAATGAACTTGACTAACAAAGAAAGGAGCATACTTTTGAAAGAGCAGTTGCAGTGGGAAAGGGCTATGGATATTTTCGAGTGGTTTAAAGGGAAAGGATGTTATGAAGTGAACGTCATTCATTACAACATAATGCTTAGGATTCTTGGGAAAGCGCGGCAGTGGTGTGAGGTTGAGAGGTTGTGGGGCGAAATGGTGGAGAGGGGGATCCAGCCAATAAATTCAACTTATGGAACTTTGATTGATGTGTATAGCAAAGGTGGGCTCAGGGAGGAAGCAATCAAGTATTTGGAATTGATGAAGGAACGTAGAATGGAGCCAGATGAAGTGACCATGGGGACTGTGGTTCAAATGTATAAAAAGGCAGGGGAGTTTGAGACAGCTGAGgagtttttcaagaaatggtcGGTCAGTGAGCGGGTGGTGGATGAGCGTAGAAGTGTTACATCGAGGAGCAAACGAGGTGCTAATGGTGATTCGGGGGCAAATGCTTGTTTGAGCGTGTATACATATAATACCTTGATCGACACTTATGGAAAAGGTGGGAAACTCCAAGAAGCAAGTGAGACTTTTGAAAGAATGCTCAAAGAAGAGATTGTGCCCACCACGGTGACTTTCAATACTGTGATACACATGTATGGTAATAATGGTCAGCTAGGGGAAGTTGCCTCGCTGATAAAGAAAATGGAGGAGGTTAACTGCTCTCCCGATACTCGAACATTCAACATTCTCATCTCCCTTTATGCTAAGCATGATGACATCGATATGGCATCGATCTATTTGAAGAAGATGAAAGATGCTTCTCTTGAACCAGATGCTGTCACTTATCGAACTATCCTTTATGCATTCTCAATAAGGCAAATGGTTTCTGAAGCTGAGGATCTTGTCTCGGAGATGGATGAAAGAGGATTGGAGATTGACGAATTCACACAATCTTCTTTGACTCGAATGTACATAGAATCCGGGATGTTGGAATCATCGTGGGCATGGTTCGAGAGATTCCACGTTGCAGGGAACATGAGTTCTGAATGTTACTCGGCCAACATTGATGCTTTTGGCGAAAGGGGGCATGTCTTGGAATCTGAGAAAGTTTTCAACTGTTGCCTAGAGAAGAAAAAATCGAGTGTCCTTGAGTTTAATGTGATGATTAAAGCATACGGCATCAGCAAGAAATTCGAACAAGCCTGCTGCTTATTTGATAGCATGGACAGATATGGTGTAATTCCTGATAGATGTAGCTATAATTCCCTCGTACAAATGCTTTCTAGTGCTGACCTGCCACAAAAGGCGACTTTCTATCTTACAAGAATGCAACAGGCTGGATTGGTGCTCGATTGTGTCCCATATTGTGCTGTGATATCGAGTTATTCAAAGTTAGGCCAGGTGGACATGGCTGTAAGTTTGTACGAAGAGATGGTTGGATATGACATAAAACCAGATGCCATTGTTTTCGGTGTCCTGATAAATGCTTTTGCAGACACAGGAAGCGTAAAAGAAGCTAAAAATTATGTAAAAGCCATGAGAGACTTGGACTTGCCTGTAAATGATGTTATATGCAAGTCTTTAATCAAGCTATATACGAAAGTGGGATTATTAGGAGAAGCTCGAGAAGCATATAAGGCGCTTCAATCATTTGAGGCAGGTGTAGACGTATACTCCTCGAATTGTATGATTGATCTCTTTAGTGAGAGGTCTATGATATCCGAGGCGGAAAGAATATTCAAGAATCTGAACCAATCCGGGAATGCAAACGAATTTTCCTATGCTATGATGCTGCGTATGTACAAGAAAAATGGGAGGTTTGTGGAAGCATTTGGTATTGCACGAAAAATGAGGGAACAGGGACTCATGACCGACTTGTTGAGTTTCAATAACGTGCTAGGATTGTATGCATCTGACGGGCGTTTTAAGGAGGCAGCAGCCACTTTCGATGAGATGCTGCAATCTGATATTCAACCGGACAATTCTACGTTCAAAACGCTCAAAATAGTTCTCTTGAAATGTGGAGTTCCAACTAGTGCAGTCGACAATCTTGAACTGATTAGGAAGAAGGATGCTCAGAAGGGTTTGCAAGCATGGACTTCAACTCTTCGTTCTGTCATCGGCTGA
- the LOC142534391 gene encoding uncharacterized protein At5g64816 encodes MVEVWWSLVGAAVPVLIAGQAFRMKAKHAEEQRIKSARVREKTADDIFVCERVCTSKRMLNKVGAFSKDPIPDTCVTVCGVSELDACSDACARTVCINQHQVPNWNDVCLRRCQSECLKISASRSS; translated from the coding sequence ATGGTTGAGGTATGGTGGTCCCTGGTCGGAGCAGCTGTTCCGGTCTTGATTGCAGGTCAAGCATTTAGAATGAAGGCAAAACATGCTGAGGAGCAAAGAATCAAAAGTGCTCGAGTTAGGGAGAAGACCGCGGATGACATTTTTGTGTGTGAGAGAGTTTGCACTTCAAAGAGAATGTTGAATAAAGTTGGAGCATTCTCCAAGGATCCAATCCCCGATACTTGTGTCACGGTATGTGGTGTTTCTGAGCTGGATGCTTGCTCCGATGCTTGTGCTCGAACTGTGTGCATCAACCAACACCAAGTGCCTAATTGGAATGATGTTTGCCTCCGAAGGTGTCAGAGCGAATGTCTCAAAATATCCGCATCTCGGTCCTCTTGA
- the LOC142534393 gene encoding uncharacterized protein LOC142534393, with protein MSSLGTSKGILEIAKFAVYVTVPIGLMYFYANNAKNLQKFMGKRQYVVYPPEAPRPPSPEEMREMARELARKRDQK; from the exons ATGTCGTCTTTAGGGACTTCAAAGGGAATTTTAGAAATAGCGAAATTCGCAGTATATGTCACTGTTCCGATTGGGCTAATGTATTTCTACGCCAACAACGCAAAGAATCTCCAGAAATTCATGGGAAAG CGTCAATATGTCGTGTACCCTCCTGAAGCGCCGCGGCCTCCATCACCGGAGGAAATGAGAGAGATGGCTCGAGAATTAGCAAGAAAAAGAGATCAGAAGTGA